In Humulus lupulus chromosome 6, drHumLupu1.1, whole genome shotgun sequence, a single genomic region encodes these proteins:
- the LOC133783243 gene encoding cytochrome P450 71D9-like — MELQLPSFPVLFSLVFVFMVINTVLKRPQTKNSAPKLPPGPWRLPLVGNMHQLIGSLPHHSLTDLAKKYGPFMYLKVGQVPTIVVSSPDYAKEILRTHDAIFANRPRTLASQILLYDCTDILFAPQGEYWRQLRRICMQELLSPGRLQSFQPIREEEMINMLEVIASKVGSAINLTQMVKTLMFGITSRVAFSKKSSDHEEFISIVEEFLKSADGFEFAEMFPSLSFLDWTTRPKYESLKLRASRIMENIIKEHIEENEKSIEKKGKVKDLVDVLLKFHNNGDVGFTITTDNIKAVIFDIFIAGSETSALTVDWAMVEMIRHPRVMKKAQDEVRKVFGKKGLVNETSINEMKYLKSIVKETLRLHPPAPLLLPRENGEKCWINGYEIPIKTKVMINVWAIGRDPKYWIEPESFMPERFIEGSVNFKGNNFEFIPFGGGRRICPGMSYGLINVELLLALLLYRFDWKLPNGMKHEDLNMMELFGLTVSRKDDLNLIPATYMSLISIAKSHRI, encoded by the exons ATGGAGCTCCAACTACCCTCTTTCCCAGTCCTCTTCTCTTTAGTTTTTGTGTTTATGGTAATAAACACTGTTTTAAAAAGACCTCAAACAAAAAACTCAGCTCCTAAACTACCTCCAGGACCATGGAGACTACCATTGGTGGGAAATATGCACCAGCTTATAGGCTCTTTACCTCATCATTCCCTCACAGACTTAGCCAAAAAATATGGACCATTCATGTACCTCAAAGTTGGACAAGTTCCAACCATAGTAGTTTCATCACCAGACTATGCTAAAGAGATCTTGAGAACCCATGATGCCATTTTTGCAAATAGACCACGGACTCTCGCTTCACAGATCTTGTTATACGATTGTACAGACATCTTATTTGCTCCACAAGGTGAGTACTGGAGACAACTTAGAAGGATTTGTATGCAAGAGCTTTTGAGCCCAGGAAGACTTCAATCTTTTCAACCCATTAGAGAAGAAGAGATGATTAATATGCTAGAAGTGATAGCTTCAAAAGTTGGCTCAGCTATCAATCTAACTCAAATGGTCAAAACTTTGATGTTCGGCATCACATCTCGAGTAGCCTTCAGCAAGAAAAGCAGTGACCATGAAGAGTTCATATCAATTGTGGAGGAGTTTTTGAAGTCTGCTGATGGCTTTGAATTTGCAGAG A TGTTTCCTTCTTTGAGTTTTCTTGATTGGACTACTCGGCCTAAATACGAGAGCCTCAAACTAAGGGCTTCGAGAATAATGGAAAATATCATCAAAGAACATATTGAAGAGAATGAAAAGTCGATAGAGAAAAAGGGAAAAGTGAAAGACCTGGTTGATGTTCTTTTGAAGTTTCATAACAATGGAGATGTTGGCTTCACCATAACAACCGACAATATTAAAGCAGTAATCTTT GATATCTTTATAGCTGGGAGTGAAACATCAGCTTTAACTGTGGACTGGGCTATGGTAGAGATGATAAGACATCCAAGAGTGATGAAAAAGGCTCAAGATGAGGTGAGGAAAGTCTTTGGCAAAAAAGGGTTAGTGAATGAAACATCAATCAATGAGATGAAATACTTAAAATCAATTGTTAAAGAAACTCTAAGGTTGCATCCTCCTGCTCCTTTGTTACTTCCAAGGGAAAATGGAGAAAAATGTTGGATTAATGGTTATGAGATTCCAATCAAAACCAAAGTAATGATAAATGTTTGGGCAATTGGAAGAGACCCTAAATATTGGATTGAACCTGAGAGTTTTATGCCAGAGAGATTTATTGAGGGATCTGTTAACTTCAAGGGCAACAATTTTGAGTTTATACCATTTGGTGGTGGAAGGAGAATTTGTCCAGGCATGTCATATGGTCTCATCAATGTTGAGCTTCTTCTGGCATTGTTGCTGTACCGCTTTGATTGGAAACTACCGAATGGAATGAAACATGAAGATTTGAACATGATGGAGTTATTTGGCCTTACAGTCAGTAGAAAAGATGATTTGAACTTGATTCCTGCCACTTATATGTCATTAATCTCTATAGCAAAATCACATAGAATTTAG